Proteins encoded together in one Drosophila albomicans strain 15112-1751.03 chromosome 2R, ASM965048v2, whole genome shotgun sequence window:
- the LOC117575233 gene encoding hemicentin-1 isoform X2 has protein sequence MTEKDRTERTREMYPEVSIIQLKQKQKLKQKHEEEEPLSEELTQQYQCHQSSKRTAAGQMSWCLGICLVLASWRQTQSSYLEPDELIHELDRPVPLTSVHGVLSRQAMLPCDITPMERDDAVYMVLWFREGDGEPIYNFDVRGRQFGQARLWSSPLAFGSRAHFSSTSHPAQLKIDNVRIEDEGVYRCRVDFRNSPTRNLKINLTVIVPPDRPIIYEPNRHDKTSNVESFNEGNDIVLACEVSGGRPRPNVTWYLDNTVIDESFDQRADGKTVNHLSYPNIGRQHLNARLVCIASNTNLTPPNQKVVILDVNLKPVAVHILTKDRFVSADRTYDIECKSSGSKPPALISWWKANKPLKKLTKNFNEPDNQSLSILTFTPTREDDGKYLTCRAENQFIEGSSIEDKWRLIVHYQPTTVLKMGSSLNPDDIKEGDDAYFECIVQSNPKPYKMSWFHNGKELQHNVSVGIILSDQSLVLQSVSRASAGDYTCLAVNSEGKGLSNPVTLRIRYAPICAIDHEELLGALKHETLPLKCEVDASPPADSFHWTFNSSGEQTELPARLHSSETGMSRLNYTPSSDLDYGTISCWGKNSIGLQKSPCVFQIVAAGRPFPLQNCTVSNQSVDSLQVDCIEGFDGGLPQSFMLELVELNSLRLARNITVTHTPVTFVIENLDQAATYRMIIFAVNVKGRSEPIIIDDINFKGVAKLTSSTTGLSMPLSPFLAGLTLFCGLLFAISCIILAAIYRRFSNRRNDNNLKAVKHTQLAIPADCQLDPLRPNQHANGQGQGLGRGQEQAHHSLLPINCDNRNAVDCGNLGIGESGIDGGTRTSPSGHGLQMAMASDTLRSTARTRPSPQLMGGDQADIDDTDPDVIPNQYEKRPLKALVVSPGFASPSSRLLQRDYCHSRDAEHLKSTPDCMTAAAAAEASTIGLLSNSGNEVLHYTFRPSKQISYATLNKKGITTCSPPLGSLTYNDLHSSTPNRVLRESHF, from the exons ATGACAGAGAAAGATAGAACAGAAAGAACGAGAGAAATGTATCCCGAGGTCAGCATAATCcagctgaagcagaagcagaagctgaagcagaagcatgaagaagaagagcCGCTGTCAGAGGAGCTCACTCAACAGTATCAATGCCATCAGAGCAGTAAAAGGACTGCAGCTGGCCAGATGTCGTGGTGTCTGGGCATTTGCCTGGTGCTCGCCAGTTGGCGACAGACGCAAAGCTCCTACCTGGAGCCGGACGAGCTCATCCATGAGCTGGATCGCCCGGTGCCGCTGACATCGGTGCACGGCGTGCTCAGCCGCCAGGCGATGTTGCCCTGCGACATCACGCCGATGGAGCGCGACGATGCTGTCTATATGGTGCTCTGGTTTCGAGAGGGAGACGGCGAGCCCATCTACAA CTTCGATGTGCGGGGGCGACAGTTTGGACAGGCGCGTCTCTGGTCGTCGCCGCTGGCCTTTGGGTCGAGGGCACACTTTAGCAGTACGTCGCATCCGGCGCAGCTGAAAATCGACAATGTACGCATCGAGGATGAGGGCGTCTATCGTTGTCGCGTCGACTTCCGCAATTCGCCCACCCGAAATCTGAAAATAAATCTAACCGTAATTGTGCCCCCGGATCGACCCATTATCTATGAGCCCAACCGCCACGACAAGACCAGCAATGTCGAGTCCTTCAACGAGGGCAACGATATCGTCCTTGCCTGCGAGGTATCCGGCG GTCGACCCAGACCGAATGTTACCTGGTATCTGGACAACACGGTCATCGACGAGTCCTTTGACCAGCGTGCCGATGGCAAGACCGTTAATCACTTGTCCTATCCCAACATTGGCAGGCAGCATCTCAATGCCCGCCTCGTCTGCATTGCCAGCAACACGAATCTGACGCCGCCCAACCAAAAAGTCGTCATACTGGACGTCAACT TGAAACCTGTGGCGGTGCACATCCTGACCAAGGATCGATTCGTCTCCGCGGATCGCACCTACGACATCGAGTGCAAAAGCTCCGGCTCCAAGCCGCCAGCTCTGATCTCCTGGTGGAAGGCCAACAAGCCGCTCAAGAAACTCACCAAGAAT tttaatgagCCAGACAATCAATCCCTAAGCATACTGACGTTTACACCCACCCGCGAGGACgatggcaaatatttaacatgtCGAGCTGAAAATCAATTCATCGAAGGCAGCTCCATCGAGGACAAATGGCGTCTCATTGTGCACT ACCAACCGACGACAGTGCTGAAGATGGGCTCCTCCTTGAATCCGGATGACATTAAGGAAGGTGACGATGCCTACTTCGAGTGCATTGTGCAATCGAATCCGAAGCCTTACAAGATGTCCTGGTTTCACAAT GGCAAGGAGCTGCAGCACAACGTCTCGGTGGGCATCATACTCTCGGATCAATCTCTAGTTCTGCAGAGCGTCTCGAGGGCCTCGGCGGGCGATTACACCTGCCTGGCTGTCAATTCGGAGGGCAAAGGCCTCAGTAATCCGGtcacattgcgcatacgct acGCGCCCATCTGCGCCATCGACCACGAGGAGCTGCTGGGCGCTCTCAAGCACGAGACGCTGCCGTTGAAGTGCGAAGTCGATGCCTCGCCACCTGCGGACTCCTTCCACTGGACCTTCAACTCATCCGGCGAGCAAACCGAGCTACCTGCCCGCCTCCATTCCAGCGAG ACGGGCATGTCACGACTGAACTACACCCCGAGCTCCGATCTGGACTACGGCACAATTTCCTGCTGGGGCAAGAACTCAATTGGACTGCAGAAGAGTCCCTGCGTCTTTCAGATTGTGGCAGCAG GTCGCCCCTTTCCGCTGCAGAACTGTACGGTGAGCAATCAGTCGGTGGATTCACTGCAAGTCGACTGCATCGAGGGATTCGACGGCGGCTTGCCCCAGAGCTTCATGCTCGAACTAGTCGAGTTGAACTCGCTGCGTCTGGCCCGCAAcataactgtaact CACACGCCAGTGACCTTTGTGATTGAGAACCTGGATCAGGCGGCCACCTATCGCATGATCATCTTCGCAGTGAATGTCAAGGGTCGCTCCGAGCCCATAATCATTGACGACATCAACTTTAAAGGCGTGGCGAAGCTAACAA GCAGCACAACGGGTCTGAGCATGCCGCTCTCTCCGTTCCTGGCCGGACTGACGCTCTTCTGTGGCCTGCTGTTTGCCATATCCTGCATCATTCTGGCTGCGATATACAGACGCTTCTCTAATCG CCGCAACGATAATAATCTGAAAGCCGTTAAGCACACACAATTAGCCATACCCGCAGACTGCCAGCTGGACCCGCTGCGTCCCAATCAGCATGCAAATGGCCAGGGCCAAGGGTTGGGCCGTGGACAGGAGCAGGCTCACCACAGTCTGCTGCCGATTAATTGTGATAATCGAAATGCGGTCGACTGCGGCAACTTGGGCATCGGCGAGTCGGGCATCGATGGCGGCACAAGAACCTCGCCAAGTGGCCATGGACTGCAAATGGCGATGGCCAGCGACACGCTGCGTTCCACGGCGCGCACTCGACCGAGTCCTCAGCTGATGGGGGGCGATCAGGCGGACATCGACGACACGGATCCCGATGTTATACCCAATCAGTATG AAAAACGCCCTCTTAAGGCGCTTGTGGTGTCGCCGGGCTTTGCGAGTCCCTCGTCGCGTTTGCTGCAGCGGGATTACTGCCACAGTCGAGATGCCGAGCATCTGAAGAGCACGCCCGATTGCATGACAGCCGCAGCTGCGGCCGAGGCCAGCACAATTGGCCTGCTCAGCAACTCTGGCAACGAAGTGCTGCACTACACCTTCCGcccaagcaaacaaatt AGCTATGCCACTCTGAACAAGAAGGGCATCACCACCTGCAGTCCGCCGCTGGGGTCGCTGACCTACAAT GACCTGCACTCTTCCACACCTAACAGAGTGCTGCGGGAGTCGCATTTCTGA
- the LOC117575233 gene encoding protein turtle homolog A isoform X1, with protein MTEKDRTERTREMYPEVSIIQLKQKQKLKQKHEEEEPLSEELTQQYQCHQSSKRTAAGQMSWCLGICLVLASWRQTQSSYLEPDELIHELDRPVPLTSVHGVLSRQAMLPCDITPMERDDAVYMVLWFREGDGEPIYNFDVRGRQFGQARLWSSPLAFGSRAHFSSTSHPAQLKIDNVRIEDEGVYRCRVDFRNSPTRNLKINLTVIVPPDRPIIYEPNRHDKTSNVESFNEGNDIVLACEVSGGRPRPNVTWYLDNTVIDESFDQRADGKTVNHLSYPNIGRQHLNARLVCIASNTNLTPPNQKVVILDVNLKPVAVHILTKDRFVSADRTYDIECKSSGSKPPALISWWKANKPLKKLTKNFNEPDNQSLSILTFTPTREDDGKYLTCRAENQFIEGSSIEDKWRLIVHYQPTTVLKMGSSLNPDDIKEGDDAYFECIVQSNPKPYKMSWFHNGKELQHNVSVGIILSDQSLVLQSVSRASAGDYTCLAVNSEGKGLSNPVTLRIRYAPICAIDHEELLGALKHETLPLKCEVDASPPADSFHWTFNSSGEQTELPARLHSSETGMSRLNYTPSSDLDYGTISCWGKNSIGLQKSPCVFQIVAAGRPFPLQNCTVSNQSVDSLQVDCIEGFDGGLPQSFMLELVELNSLRLARNITVTHTPVTFVIENLDQAATYRMIIFAVNVKGRSEPIIIDDINFKGVAKLTSSTTGLSMPLSPFLAGLTLFCGLLFAISCIILAAIYRRFSNRRNDNNLKAVKHTQLAIPADCQLDPLRPNQHANGQGQGLGRGQEQAHHSLLPINCDNRNAVDCGNLGIGESGIDGGTRTSPSGHGLQMAMASDTLRSTARTRPSPQLMGGDQADIDDTDPDVIPNQYEKRPLKALVVSPGFASPSSRLLQRDYCHSRDAEHLKSTPDCMTAAAAAEASTIGLLSNSGNEVLHYTFRPSKQISYATLNKKGITTCSPPLGSLTYNVSTSTPSSSYHLTPQPMEVSLLSPNNASVTSSLSEYRFRPEVVTTSNRIQESCI; from the exons ATGACAGAGAAAGATAGAACAGAAAGAACGAGAGAAATGTATCCCGAGGTCAGCATAATCcagctgaagcagaagcagaagctgaagcagaagcatgaagaagaagagcCGCTGTCAGAGGAGCTCACTCAACAGTATCAATGCCATCAGAGCAGTAAAAGGACTGCAGCTGGCCAGATGTCGTGGTGTCTGGGCATTTGCCTGGTGCTCGCCAGTTGGCGACAGACGCAAAGCTCCTACCTGGAGCCGGACGAGCTCATCCATGAGCTGGATCGCCCGGTGCCGCTGACATCGGTGCACGGCGTGCTCAGCCGCCAGGCGATGTTGCCCTGCGACATCACGCCGATGGAGCGCGACGATGCTGTCTATATGGTGCTCTGGTTTCGAGAGGGAGACGGCGAGCCCATCTACAA CTTCGATGTGCGGGGGCGACAGTTTGGACAGGCGCGTCTCTGGTCGTCGCCGCTGGCCTTTGGGTCGAGGGCACACTTTAGCAGTACGTCGCATCCGGCGCAGCTGAAAATCGACAATGTACGCATCGAGGATGAGGGCGTCTATCGTTGTCGCGTCGACTTCCGCAATTCGCCCACCCGAAATCTGAAAATAAATCTAACCGTAATTGTGCCCCCGGATCGACCCATTATCTATGAGCCCAACCGCCACGACAAGACCAGCAATGTCGAGTCCTTCAACGAGGGCAACGATATCGTCCTTGCCTGCGAGGTATCCGGCG GTCGACCCAGACCGAATGTTACCTGGTATCTGGACAACACGGTCATCGACGAGTCCTTTGACCAGCGTGCCGATGGCAAGACCGTTAATCACTTGTCCTATCCCAACATTGGCAGGCAGCATCTCAATGCCCGCCTCGTCTGCATTGCCAGCAACACGAATCTGACGCCGCCCAACCAAAAAGTCGTCATACTGGACGTCAACT TGAAACCTGTGGCGGTGCACATCCTGACCAAGGATCGATTCGTCTCCGCGGATCGCACCTACGACATCGAGTGCAAAAGCTCCGGCTCCAAGCCGCCAGCTCTGATCTCCTGGTGGAAGGCCAACAAGCCGCTCAAGAAACTCACCAAGAAT tttaatgagCCAGACAATCAATCCCTAAGCATACTGACGTTTACACCCACCCGCGAGGACgatggcaaatatttaacatgtCGAGCTGAAAATCAATTCATCGAAGGCAGCTCCATCGAGGACAAATGGCGTCTCATTGTGCACT ACCAACCGACGACAGTGCTGAAGATGGGCTCCTCCTTGAATCCGGATGACATTAAGGAAGGTGACGATGCCTACTTCGAGTGCATTGTGCAATCGAATCCGAAGCCTTACAAGATGTCCTGGTTTCACAAT GGCAAGGAGCTGCAGCACAACGTCTCGGTGGGCATCATACTCTCGGATCAATCTCTAGTTCTGCAGAGCGTCTCGAGGGCCTCGGCGGGCGATTACACCTGCCTGGCTGTCAATTCGGAGGGCAAAGGCCTCAGTAATCCGGtcacattgcgcatacgct acGCGCCCATCTGCGCCATCGACCACGAGGAGCTGCTGGGCGCTCTCAAGCACGAGACGCTGCCGTTGAAGTGCGAAGTCGATGCCTCGCCACCTGCGGACTCCTTCCACTGGACCTTCAACTCATCCGGCGAGCAAACCGAGCTACCTGCCCGCCTCCATTCCAGCGAG ACGGGCATGTCACGACTGAACTACACCCCGAGCTCCGATCTGGACTACGGCACAATTTCCTGCTGGGGCAAGAACTCAATTGGACTGCAGAAGAGTCCCTGCGTCTTTCAGATTGTGGCAGCAG GTCGCCCCTTTCCGCTGCAGAACTGTACGGTGAGCAATCAGTCGGTGGATTCACTGCAAGTCGACTGCATCGAGGGATTCGACGGCGGCTTGCCCCAGAGCTTCATGCTCGAACTAGTCGAGTTGAACTCGCTGCGTCTGGCCCGCAAcataactgtaact CACACGCCAGTGACCTTTGTGATTGAGAACCTGGATCAGGCGGCCACCTATCGCATGATCATCTTCGCAGTGAATGTCAAGGGTCGCTCCGAGCCCATAATCATTGACGACATCAACTTTAAAGGCGTGGCGAAGCTAACAA GCAGCACAACGGGTCTGAGCATGCCGCTCTCTCCGTTCCTGGCCGGACTGACGCTCTTCTGTGGCCTGCTGTTTGCCATATCCTGCATCATTCTGGCTGCGATATACAGACGCTTCTCTAATCG CCGCAACGATAATAATCTGAAAGCCGTTAAGCACACACAATTAGCCATACCCGCAGACTGCCAGCTGGACCCGCTGCGTCCCAATCAGCATGCAAATGGCCAGGGCCAAGGGTTGGGCCGTGGACAGGAGCAGGCTCACCACAGTCTGCTGCCGATTAATTGTGATAATCGAAATGCGGTCGACTGCGGCAACTTGGGCATCGGCGAGTCGGGCATCGATGGCGGCACAAGAACCTCGCCAAGTGGCCATGGACTGCAAATGGCGATGGCCAGCGACACGCTGCGTTCCACGGCGCGCACTCGACCGAGTCCTCAGCTGATGGGGGGCGATCAGGCGGACATCGACGACACGGATCCCGATGTTATACCCAATCAGTATG AAAAACGCCCTCTTAAGGCGCTTGTGGTGTCGCCGGGCTTTGCGAGTCCCTCGTCGCGTTTGCTGCAGCGGGATTACTGCCACAGTCGAGATGCCGAGCATCTGAAGAGCACGCCCGATTGCATGACAGCCGCAGCTGCGGCCGAGGCCAGCACAATTGGCCTGCTCAGCAACTCTGGCAACGAAGTGCTGCACTACACCTTCCGcccaagcaaacaaatt AGCTATGCCACTCTGAACAAGAAGGGCATCACCACCTGCAGTCCGCCGCTGGGGTCGCTGACCTACAATGTAAGTACATCGACGCCATCATCCTCATATCATCTAACACCGCAGCCAATGGAGGTCAGCTTGCTCAGTCCGAATAACGCATCGGTGACATCGTCATTAAGCGAATACCGATTTCGACCGGAGGTGGTCACCACATCGAATCGCATACAGGAAAGTTGTATATAA